In the genome of Bacillus sp. S3, one region contains:
- a CDS encoding NADPH-dependent FMN reductase, whose product MGLIDKLFGKTHEEETKMTKLNIGIILGSTRQGRVSPQVGEWVKGIADKRGDANYEIVDIADYNLPFLGTTDGTEPGIAKWNEKLANLDGFVFVVQEYNHSITGALKNALDFAREAWNDKAAGIVSYGSTGGARAAEHLRGILGELKVADVRTHPTLSLFTDFENGSDFKPAELHLTNVNAMLDEVVTWSGALKTIR is encoded by the coding sequence ATGGGTTTAATAGATAAATTATTTGGAAAAACACATGAGGAGGAAACAAAAATGACAAAATTAAACATTGGAATTATTTTAGGAAGCACACGTCAAGGAAGAGTAAGTCCACAAGTAGGAGAATGGGTAAAAGGAATTGCTGACAAACGTGGTGACGCAAATTACGAAATCGTTGATATTGCAGACTACAACTTACCATTCTTAGGTACAACTGATGGTACAGAACCAGGAATCGCCAAATGGAACGAAAAACTTGCTAACTTAGATGGTTTCGTATTCGTTGTTCAAGAGTACAACCACAGTATCACTGGCGCATTAAAAAATGCTCTTGATTTTGCTCGTGAAGCTTGGAATGACAAAGCTGCTGGTATTGTAAGCTATGGTTCAACAGGTGGTGCCCGTGCAGCCGAACATTTACGTGGAATCCTAGGTGAATTAAAGGTTGCTGACGTCCGCACACATCCAACATTATCTTTATTTACAGATTTTGAAAACGGAAGTGACTTCAAACCAGCTGAATTGCATCTAACAAATGTAAATGCAATGCTTGACGAAGTAGTGACATGGAGCGGAGCATTAAAAACAATTCGATAA